From Methylomonas sp. EFPC3, a single genomic window includes:
- a CDS encoding DUF6513 domain-containing protein — MSEKILFITGRLAEKQVRQVLEKMQPDFFYKVHVMGVTVAALITAEMIARRLTDTGGADRIVIPGRCRGDLDMLSRHYGIPVERGPEEIKDLPQHFGMAAHQYDLSQYQTKIFAEITDAPNIGVDAVVERAHYYKANGADVIDIGCLPGTPFPHLADCIKTLKQEGFSVSIDSLEDADLLAGGKAGADYLLSLTNKSLWIADEVAATPILIPEVHGDLDTLDQAIETLSAKNRAFIVDPILDPIHFGFTESIVRNYQFRQRYPDIEMMMGVGNLTELTHADTSGINAMLLGICSELNINHILATEVSKHARRAIKEADVARRMMYAAKQHNTLPKHISPDLMTVHETAPFLNSREEVENLAAQIKDPSYRIQVNSDGIHIFNRDGLHSATDPFDLYPKLQVETDGGHAFYLGVELARAEIAWQLGKRFTQDQALSWGCAAQGAEPTVDLHTFKPAGSTLKKHQD, encoded by the coding sequence ATGAGCGAAAAAATCCTGTTCATCACCGGCCGCCTGGCCGAAAAACAGGTCCGCCAGGTGCTGGAAAAAATGCAGCCCGATTTTTTTTACAAGGTGCATGTGATGGGCGTGACGGTGGCGGCACTGATCACCGCGGAAATGATCGCTCGCCGGCTAACCGACACCGGCGGCGCCGACCGCATCGTGATACCGGGCCGCTGCCGCGGCGATCTGGACATGCTGTCCCGGCATTACGGCATTCCGGTCGAACGCGGCCCGGAAGAGATCAAGGACTTGCCGCAACACTTCGGCATGGCTGCGCACCAATACGACCTGAGCCAATACCAAACCAAAATCTTCGCCGAGATCACCGATGCGCCGAATATCGGCGTCGACGCGGTGGTCGAGCGCGCGCATTACTACAAAGCCAACGGTGCCGACGTAATCGATATCGGCTGTCTACCCGGCACGCCGTTTCCACATCTGGCCGATTGCATCAAAACGTTGAAGCAGGAAGGCTTTAGCGTCAGCATCGACTCGCTGGAAGACGCCGACCTGCTGGCCGGCGGCAAGGCCGGCGCCGATTACCTGCTGAGCCTGACCAATAAGAGTCTGTGGATTGCCGACGAAGTGGCGGCAACGCCGATTCTGATTCCGGAAGTCCACGGCGACTTGGATACACTGGATCAAGCCATCGAGACCTTGAGCGCCAAAAACCGCGCCTTCATCGTCGACCCGATCCTGGACCCAATCCATTTCGGCTTTACCGAGTCCATCGTCCGCAATTACCAGTTTCGCCAACGCTACCCGGACATCGAAATGATGATGGGTGTCGGCAACCTGACCGAACTCACCCACGCCGACACCTCCGGCATCAATGCCATGTTGTTGGGCATTTGCTCGGAACTGAACATCAACCACATCCTGGCAACGGAAGTCAGCAAACACGCACGGCGGGCGATCAAGGAGGCCGACGTGGCCCGGCGCATGATGTATGCCGCCAAACAGCACAACACGTTGCCCAAACATATCAGCCCGGACTTGATGACGGTGCACGAGACTGCGCCGTTTCTGAACAGCCGCGAAGAAGTCGAAAATCTGGCGGCGCAAATCAAAGACCCCAGCTACCGAATCCAGGTCAACAGCGACGGCATCCACATTTTCAACCGCGACGGCCTGCACAGCGCCACCGACCCGTTCGATCTATATCCGAAACTGCAGGTCGAAACCGACGGCGGCCACGCTTTCTATCTGGGCGTCGAATTGGCCCGTGCCGAAATCGCCTGGCAACTGGGCAAGCGTTTCACCCAGGACCAAGCCTTAAGCTGGGGCTGCGCCGCGCAAGGCGCCGAGCCGACCGTGGACTTGCACACTTTCAAACCGGCCGGCAGCACGCTGAAAAAACATCAGGACTAA
- a CDS encoding flavoprotein, which produces MTTPRLAWAITGSGHYIEECLDFMLTLDNVDLYLSQAGEEVLKMYGIKLDDIRAKMPIYRDKAASAPPVGLFYKGYYHTFVMAPTTSNTIAKCVLGIADSLVTNLYSQAGKCRVPSIVYPCDTAPEIETTAPGKKKFMVYPRPVDLEATDKIRSFPYTQVVDDVEQLILAVNTRLAGL; this is translated from the coding sequence ATGACCACGCCACGCCTTGCCTGGGCTATCACCGGCTCCGGACATTACATCGAAGAATGTCTCGACTTCATGCTGACGTTGGATAACGTCGATCTTTACCTGAGCCAGGCCGGCGAGGAAGTACTGAAAATGTACGGCATCAAACTGGACGATATCCGCGCCAAGATGCCGATTTATCGGGACAAAGCGGCTTCGGCGCCGCCGGTGGGGCTGTTTTACAAAGGCTATTACCACACCTTCGTCATGGCGCCGACCACCTCCAACACCATCGCCAAATGCGTGCTGGGCATCGCCGATTCGCTGGTGACCAATTTGTACTCGCAAGCCGGCAAATGCCGAGTACCCAGCATCGTCTACCCCTGCGATACCGCGCCGGAAATCGAGACCACCGCGCCGGGCAAGAAAAAATTCATGGTCTATCCGCGCCCGGTCGACCTGGAGGCCACCGATAAAATTCGCAGCTTTCCCTACACCCAAGTCGTGGACGACGTCGAACAACTGATCCTGGCGGTAAACACCCGCCTGGCCGGGCTATGA
- a CDS encoding P-loop NTPase has product MDSQITQLQDTNVLRKTPHVLVFASGTSGVGKSSLVANLAAAMAARGLGVCIIDADTGLSNINSVLGLRPAFNLEQLARGERSLAEAVIKTSDGVAVLPGAQALMSKPLAAEQHSQLERVVRELEGQYDYFLIDVPAALTDKVLQLIEAARYAFLLVSADPAALTDGFSLLKALNARNYRGSLRVVVNQALDYPAATETYRRFAAVAEKCLKQKVEYGGFVVRDDNVSKAVALQMTVIDLAAGSPASRCLFSLADNIVKHIGSDPNAPGLTDYWLRMLTAADAAPAAEPAVTAGYAEPGPDIRSAVRTQRPAVASDTPQRLLADIRRQVLDQPALERFTGDFVEAYCEQFGTFPAAFKALFYRWLETENYAAPRLLELASTLEALYAMRHQTPMYKLSEAVARLAAQVQGQPEQHQDAIEQLRVAFRQAYHRDAFDAEQAVLASVGSDEFTEQRFEELLQKLRDAFHARFNRPYQSQPELLLTSTLEALDMMAVDQQNLQDEIAMLMHGFQLLASRREKLSIAIKTLLNPGLGGVAPPMAGDGRSR; this is encoded by the coding sequence ATGGATAGTCAGATTACTCAATTGCAGGATACAAACGTTCTTCGAAAAACGCCGCACGTCCTGGTATTCGCCAGTGGCACAAGTGGGGTCGGCAAGTCCAGTTTGGTGGCTAATCTGGCCGCGGCAATGGCCGCCCGTGGCCTCGGTGTCTGCATCATCGACGCCGATACCGGGCTTTCCAATATCAATTCCGTGCTGGGCTTGCGACCGGCGTTCAACCTGGAGCAACTGGCCCGCGGCGAGCGTAGTCTGGCCGAGGCGGTGATCAAAACCAGTGACGGTGTGGCGGTGTTGCCCGGCGCGCAAGCGCTGATGAGCAAGCCGTTGGCGGCGGAGCAGCACTCGCAGCTGGAACGGGTAGTGCGGGAACTGGAAGGCCAATACGATTATTTTTTGATTGACGTCCCGGCGGCACTGACCGACAAGGTATTGCAATTAATCGAGGCGGCCAGATACGCATTTTTGTTAGTCAGTGCCGATCCGGCCGCGTTAACCGACGGCTTTTCCCTGCTGAAAGCCTTGAATGCCAGAAACTACCGCGGCAGTTTGCGCGTGGTGGTCAATCAGGCGCTGGATTATCCGGCGGCGACCGAAACTTACCGCCGGTTTGCCGCGGTCGCCGAAAAGTGTCTGAAACAGAAGGTCGAGTACGGCGGTTTCGTGGTTCGCGACGACAATGTCTCCAAAGCGGTGGCTTTGCAGATGACGGTGATCGATTTGGCGGCCGGTTCGCCGGCCAGCCGCTGTTTGTTCTCGTTAGCCGATAACATCGTCAAACATATCGGCAGCGATCCGAATGCTCCCGGTTTGACCGACTATTGGCTGCGGATGCTGACCGCCGCCGATGCCGCGCCGGCGGCCGAGCCCGCAGTAACGGCGGGATACGCGGAACCGGGGCCGGACATTCGCAGTGCGGTCCGTACACAAAGACCGGCTGTCGCCAGTGATACGCCGCAGCGCTTGCTTGCGGACATAAGACGCCAAGTTTTGGACCAGCCGGCACTGGAGCGGTTTACCGGCGATTTCGTCGAAGCGTATTGCGAGCAGTTCGGCACCTTTCCGGCCGCGTTCAAGGCACTGTTTTATCGTTGGCTGGAAACCGAAAACTATGCTGCGCCGCGCCTGCTGGAACTGGCGTCGACTCTGGAGGCGTTGTATGCGATGCGCCATCAAACGCCAATGTACAAGCTGTCTGAAGCAGTGGCGCGCTTGGCGGCCCAGGTGCAGGGACAGCCGGAACAGCACCAGGATGCGATCGAACAACTGCGCGTCGCGTTCCGGCAGGCTTACCATCGCGACGCGTTCGATGCCGAACAGGCGGTATTGGCCAGCGTCGGCAGCGACGAATTCACCGAACAGCGGTTTGAAGAATTGCTGCAAAAATTGCGCGATGCCTTTCACGCCCGCTTCAATCGTCCTTACCAAAGCCAACCCGAATTATTGCTCACTTCGACGCTGGAGGCTTTGGATATGATGGCGGTTGACCAACAAAACCTGCAGGACGAAATCGCGATGTTGATGCACGGATTCCAGTTGTTGGCATCGCGCCGCGAAAAACTCTCCATCGCCATCAAAACCTTGTTAAACCCTGGGCTTGGCGGTGTGGCGCCGCCCATGGCAGGCGATGGCCGATCGCGTTGA
- a CDS encoding FAD:protein FMN transferase yields MNSNKPAKNRPLTYYRREFNAMGTPCEIQLFAVSTATASAAADAAVAEVQRLEARYSRYRPDSFLSEINRAAAAGTAIEVDAETASLLDYATTCHQQSEGLFDITSGLLRQAWKFDSGRLPEPAALTALLAKVGWDKVVWQKPLLGFGVAGMEIDFGGVVKEYAADCAATVCRNRGVKHGVVNLGGDIRVIGPRGDGTPWRVGIRDPRQRGEILKTLPVYEGAVASSGDYERCLLIDGVRYGHILNPKTGWPVRHLAAVTAVADFCVVAGSASTIAMLKEADGVEWLRQLNLPCLWVDVHGGSGGTLG; encoded by the coding sequence ATGAACTCCAACAAACCCGCGAAGAATCGGCCGTTGACCTATTACCGCCGCGAATTCAACGCAATGGGTACCCCGTGCGAAATTCAATTGTTTGCCGTCAGCACCGCTACCGCCAGTGCGGCGGCGGATGCGGCGGTGGCCGAAGTCCAACGTTTGGAGGCGCGATATTCCCGCTACCGCCCCGACAGTTTTCTGTCGGAAATCAACCGGGCCGCTGCGGCCGGAACCGCGATCGAAGTGGACGCCGAAACTGCAAGTTTGTTGGATTACGCCACGACCTGCCACCAGCAAAGCGAGGGCTTGTTCGACATTACTTCAGGACTTTTGCGGCAGGCCTGGAAATTCGATTCCGGCCGATTGCCCGAGCCGGCTGCGCTGACGGCGCTGTTGGCCAAAGTCGGTTGGGATAAGGTGGTTTGGCAAAAGCCTTTATTGGGTTTCGGCGTCGCGGGCATGGAAATCGACTTCGGCGGCGTGGTTAAGGAATACGCCGCGGATTGCGCGGCGACGGTTTGCCGCAATCGTGGCGTCAAACACGGCGTGGTTAATTTGGGCGGCGATATTCGGGTGATCGGGCCGCGCGGCGACGGGACGCCGTGGCGGGTCGGCATTCGCGATCCGCGTCAACGCGGCGAGATTCTGAAGACCTTGCCCGTTTATGAAGGTGCGGTGGCTAGCAGCGGCGATTACGAACGTTGCTTGCTGATCGACGGTGTGCGTTACGGCCATATTCTTAACCCGAAAACCGGCTGGCCGGTCAGGCATCTGGCGGCCGTTACCGCGGTCGCCGATTTTTGCGTGGTGGCGGGCAGTGCATCGACGATTGCGATGTTAAAAGAGGCGGACGGCGTCGAGTGGTTACGGCAGTTGAATTTGCCCTGCCTGTGGGTGGATGTGCATGGCGGCAGCGGCGGCACACTGGGCTAG
- a CDS encoding ComF family protein has translation MPPRCVLCGDTGLADFDLCAGCLDDLPRNLSCCYRCGEPFESEIALPSLCGRCLKRSPQFDETYAPYLYRYQMPYLIGQLKFGRDYKNARLLAMLLAEHIAADAELPELLLPMPLHPHRYRERGFNQSIEIGRHLARRFELPLDLYSVARSRDTVHQTGLPAKQRHKNMRGAFRLIKSLKAEHVAIVDDVMTTGATASALAGVLKQAGVGRVDVWVCARA, from the coding sequence TTGCCGCCGCGTTGCGTGTTGTGCGGCGATACCGGCTTGGCCGATTTCGACTTGTGCGCGGGCTGTTTGGACGATTTGCCGCGCAATCTAAGCTGCTGTTATCGCTGCGGCGAACCGTTCGAGAGCGAGATTGCGCTGCCCAGCTTGTGCGGGCGCTGCCTGAAACGCTCGCCGCAGTTCGACGAGACCTATGCGCCGTATCTGTACCGTTATCAGATGCCCTACCTGATCGGTCAGTTGAAATTCGGCCGCGATTATAAAAATGCGCGCCTGTTGGCAATGCTGCTCGCCGAGCATATCGCCGCCGACGCCGAACTGCCGGAACTACTGCTGCCGATGCCGCTGCATCCGCACCGATACCGGGAACGCGGTTTCAACCAATCGATCGAGATTGGCCGCCATTTGGCCCGGCGCTTCGAGCTGCCGCTGGATTTGTATAGTGTGGCGCGCAGCCGGGATACCGTGCATCAAACCGGCTTGCCGGCCAAACAACGGCATAAGAACATGCGCGGCGCATTTCGTCTGATTAAATCGTTAAAAGCAGAGCATGTAGCGATCGTCGACGATGTGATGACCACCGGCGCCACCGCTTCGGCTCTGGCCGGTGTGTTAAAGCAGGCCGGTGTCGGCCGGGTGGACGTTTGGGTCTGCGCCCGGGCCTGA
- the bioB gene encoding biotin synthase BioB: MSASHKPLEPVAVRHDWQLHEVEALFGLPFNDLIFQAQTVHRSCFDPNEVQVSSLLSIKTGSCSEDCGYCPQSARYDSDLAPEALMPVDSVLQAAERAKAEGASRFCMGAAWRSPKDRDIERVVEMVKGVKALGMETCVTLGMLTDKQTQALKEGGLDYYNHNLDTSEDYYSEIITTRTYQDRLDTLERVRDAGINVCCGGIVGMGESETDRAKLLLQLANLPKHPESVPINMLVQVQGTPLHGTEKLDPIVFVRTVAVARIMMPHSRVRLSAGRTQMSDEMQALCFLAGANSIFYGEKLLTTDNPMTNQDKQLFARLGVRMGGSSYA; this comes from the coding sequence ATGTCCGCCAGTCACAAACCCTTGGAACCGGTCGCAGTGCGCCACGATTGGCAATTGCACGAAGTCGAAGCTTTATTCGGCCTGCCGTTCAACGATTTGATATTTCAGGCCCAAACCGTACACCGCTCCTGTTTCGATCCGAACGAAGTCCAGGTCAGCAGTTTGTTGAGTATCAAAACCGGCTCCTGCTCGGAGGATTGCGGTTATTGTCCGCAAAGTGCGCGTTACGATTCGGATCTGGCGCCGGAGGCTTTGATGCCGGTTGACTCGGTATTACAGGCTGCTGAGCGGGCCAAAGCGGAAGGCGCTTCGCGCTTCTGCATGGGCGCGGCCTGGCGCAGTCCGAAAGATCGCGATATCGAACGGGTGGTGGAAATGGTCAAGGGCGTCAAAGCGCTGGGCATGGAAACCTGCGTCACGCTGGGCATGTTGACCGACAAGCAAACCCAGGCTTTGAAAGAAGGCGGTTTGGATTACTACAACCACAATCTGGACACCTCGGAAGATTATTACTCGGAAATCATCACCACCCGGACCTATCAGGACCGGCTTGATACGCTGGAGCGGGTGCGCGATGCCGGCATCAACGTCTGCTGCGGCGGTATCGTCGGCATGGGCGAGTCGGAAACCGACCGCGCCAAATTACTGCTGCAGTTGGCCAATTTACCGAAGCATCCGGAAAGCGTGCCGATCAATATGTTGGTGCAGGTGCAGGGCACACCGTTGCACGGTACCGAAAAGCTGGACCCGATCGTCTTCGTGCGCACTGTGGCAGTGGCCCGGATCATGATGCCGCATTCGCGGGTGCGCTTGTCGGCCGGACGCACCCAAATGAGCGACGAAATGCAGGCCTTATGTTTCCTGGCTGGTGCCAACTCGATTTTCTACGGCGAGAAGTTGCTGACCACCGACAATCCGATGACCAACCAGGATAAGCAATTGTTCGCTCGCTTGGGCGTGCGGATGGGCGGCTCCAGCTACGCCTGA
- the bioF gene encoding 8-amino-7-oxononanoate synthase, producing MPKRFYDFSASLQQLDQQNLYRRRRIIDGPQAVELQVAGRRLLNFCSNDYLGLANHPDVVGAFKAGADRYGCGSGAAHLICGHSSAHHALEEELAAFTGRERALLFSTGYMANLGAISALVGRGDSVFEDRLNHASLLDGGLLAGARFQRYRHADTDDLRARLDRVQGRAMIVSDGVFSMDGDLAPLPDLARLADAYQAGLLVDDAHGFGVLGRNGGGVVEHFGLSAEQVPILVGTLGKAFGTFGAFVAGSAELIEYLIQKARTYVYTTALPPAVAEATRVGLRLLQTESWRREQLQALIGHFRRGAEQQGLRLMESATAIQPLLVGDSGRALAASRELAELGFWVGAIRPPTVPAGSARLRVTFTAHHSLQQVDALLTALGQVLR from the coding sequence ATGCCGAAGCGGTTTTACGATTTTTCCGCGAGCCTGCAGCAGTTAGACCAGCAAAATCTGTATCGGCGCCGGCGCATCATCGACGGGCCGCAGGCGGTCGAATTACAGGTTGCGGGTCGCCGCTTGCTGAATTTTTGCAGCAACGATTATCTCGGGTTGGCCAATCATCCGGATGTGGTCGGGGCGTTCAAGGCCGGCGCCGACCGCTACGGTTGCGGCAGCGGCGCGGCGCATTTGATTTGCGGTCACAGTTCGGCGCATCACGCCTTGGAAGAGGAATTGGCCGCGTTCACCGGACGGGAACGGGCTTTGCTGTTTTCGACCGGTTATATGGCCAATCTGGGAGCGATCTCGGCATTGGTCGGACGCGGCGACTCTGTGTTTGAAGATCGGCTCAACCATGCTTCGTTATTGGACGGCGGCTTGCTGGCCGGTGCCCGATTTCAGCGCTACCGCCACGCAGACACCGACGATCTGCGGGCCAGGCTTGATCGGGTTCAGGGCAGGGCAATGATCGTCAGCGACGGCGTATTCAGTATGGACGGCGATCTGGCGCCCTTGCCGGACTTGGCGCGGCTGGCGGACGCCTATCAAGCCGGATTGCTGGTCGACGACGCCCACGGTTTCGGCGTGTTGGGCCGCAACGGCGGCGGCGTGGTCGAACATTTCGGCCTTTCCGCCGAGCAAGTGCCGATCTTGGTTGGCACCCTCGGTAAAGCGTTCGGCACTTTCGGCGCCTTCGTTGCCGGTTCCGCAGAATTGATCGAGTATCTGATTCAAAAAGCCAGAACTTATGTTTACACCACGGCCTTGCCGCCGGCGGTGGCCGAAGCCACTCGCGTCGGCTTGCGCTTGCTGCAAACCGAGTCCTGGCGGCGGGAACAGTTGCAGGCCTTGATCGGCCATTTTCGCCGCGGCGCCGAACAACAGGGCTTGCGGCTGATGGAATCTGCAACGGCGATCCAGCCGCTGCTGGTCGGCGACAGCGGCCGCGCGCTGGCAGCGAGCCGGGAATTGGCGGAGTTGGGATTTTGGGTCGGTGCGATTCGGCCGCCGACCGTGCCGGCCGGTAGCGCCCGTTTGCGGGTCACGTTTACGGCGCACCACAGTCTGCAGCAGGTCGATGCCTTACTGACGGCGTTGGGTCAGGTGTTGCGTTGA